From a single Collimonas pratensis genomic region:
- a CDS encoding D-amino acid dehydrogenase, giving the protein MHICVLGAGIIGVTSAYRLLEAGHTVTLVDAAAQPGSQTSLGNGAQLSYSYVAPLADPSVWTHWPEYLLSADSPLTLRPKMDTAQWRWLLKFLGACNSKRVRQTTIDLLQLSSFSRDQLRQLTAAVPLDFQHRTAGKLVLYSHAKGLEGARRQIAFQAQHGCQQEIIDHDRCLQIEPALAGAKRDWVGGVYTPSEEAGDCAKFCQQLVAAMAQQPGFRFAHSQRIGKLEMRDGALRAVHAGAEKIEAEAFVLALGADSAGFARQAGFSLPLYPLKGYSITVPLHDASHQAAAPQVSITDLAKKIVYARLGDRLRVAGRVELVGMDRSIPAAAIDELKRGVGELFPGCADLADSAALSPWTGFRPATPSGVPIVGASPLKKLYLNVGHGSLGWTLAHGSASLLAQLIAGKATTIDASPFAYHS; this is encoded by the coding sequence ATGCACATCTGCGTACTCGGCGCCGGCATCATCGGCGTAACTTCCGCCTACCGTCTGCTGGAGGCCGGCCATACGGTGACCCTGGTCGATGCGGCGGCGCAGCCCGGCAGCCAGACCAGCCTCGGCAACGGCGCGCAGCTGAGCTACTCCTACGTGGCGCCACTGGCCGATCCCTCGGTGTGGACGCACTGGCCGGAATACCTGTTGAGCGCCGATTCGCCGCTGACCCTGCGGCCGAAAATGGATACGGCGCAATGGCGCTGGCTGCTCAAGTTCCTCGGCGCCTGCAACAGCAAGCGGGTGCGCCAGACCACTATCGACCTGCTGCAGCTGTCTTCCTTCAGCCGCGACCAGTTGCGGCAGCTAACTGCCGCCGTCCCGCTCGATTTCCAGCACCGCACCGCCGGCAAGCTGGTGCTGTACAGCCACGCCAAGGGCCTGGAAGGCGCGCGCCGGCAAATCGCATTCCAGGCGCAGCACGGCTGCCAGCAAGAGATCATCGACCATGACCGCTGCCTGCAGATCGAACCGGCGCTGGCCGGCGCCAAACGCGACTGGGTCGGCGGCGTCTACACGCCGAGCGAAGAAGCCGGCGACTGCGCCAAATTCTGCCAGCAACTGGTGGCGGCCATGGCGCAACAGCCAGGCTTCCGCTTCGCCCATTCGCAACGCATCGGCAAGCTGGAAATGCGCGACGGCGCATTGCGCGCAGTGCATGCCGGCGCAGAAAAAATCGAAGCCGAAGCCTTCGTGCTGGCGCTCGGCGCCGACAGCGCCGGCTTTGCGCGCCAGGCCGGCTTCTCGCTGCCGCTGTATCCGCTCAAGGGTTACAGCATCACCGTGCCCTTGCACGACGCCAGCCATCAGGCCGCGGCGCCGCAAGTATCGATCACCGACCTCGCCAAGAAAATCGTCTACGCCAGGCTCGGCGACCGCCTGCGCGTCGCCGGCAGGGTGGAACTGGTCGGCATGGATCGCAGCATCCCGGCCGCCGCCATCGACGAACTGAAGCGCGGCGTCGGCGAACTGTTTCCCGGCTGCGCCGACCTGGCGGACAGCGCCGCCCTGTCGCCATGGACCGGATTTCGGCCGGCGACGCCCAGCGGCGTGCCCATCGTCGGCGCCTCGCCGTTGAAGAAGCTGTACCTGAACGTCGGCCACGGCAGCCTAGGTTGGACCCTCGCGCACGGCAGCGCGAGCCTGCTGGCGCAACTGATCGCCGGCAAGGCTACAACCATCGAC
- a CDS encoding fasciclin domain-containing protein — MRKLTYALTLSAALIAASAAHAEDTVMVGGQSMYPSKDIVDNAVNSADHTTLVAAVKAAGLVDTLKGKGPFTVFAPTNAAFAKLPAGTVETLVKPENKATLTKILTYHVVPGRYGYAKLESEIKKGGGKAELATASGGKLTFMQNGPHNIYVVDDGGHIANISTYDVNQSNGVINVIDTVLLPK; from the coding sequence ATGCGCAAACTTACCTATGCTTTGACTTTGTCCGCCGCTTTGATCGCCGCCAGCGCGGCCCATGCAGAAGACACCGTGATGGTGGGCGGCCAAAGCATGTACCCCAGCAAGGACATCGTCGACAACGCTGTCAATTCGGCCGACCATACCACCCTGGTGGCAGCGGTCAAAGCCGCCGGCCTGGTCGATACCCTCAAGGGCAAGGGCCCATTCACTGTCTTCGCGCCAACCAATGCCGCCTTCGCCAAGCTCCCGGCCGGCACGGTGGAAACCCTGGTCAAGCCTGAAAACAAGGCAACCCTGACCAAGATCCTGACCTACCACGTGGTGCCGGGCCGCTATGGCTATGCCAAGCTGGAAAGCGAAATCAAGAAGGGCGGCGGCAAGGCTGAACTGGCGACCGCCAGCGGCGGCAAGCTGACTTTCATGCAGAATGGGCCTCATAACATCTACGTGGTCGACGACGGCGGCCATATTGCCAACATCAGCACCTATGACGTCAATCAGTCGAACGGCGTGATCAACGTCATCGATACCGTGCTGCTGCCTAAATAG
- a CDS encoding acyl-CoA dehydrogenase family protein: MDFELSEDQRAFQQTARDFAAGELAPHAAKWDAEAIFPVDVIAKAGELGFCGLYTPEEVGGLGLSRLDATIVFEELARGCTSTTAYLTIHNMVSWMIANWATPAVKDAWCGKLAVGQKLGSYCLTEPGSGSDAASLKTSAVLTDGYYVINGSKAFISGAGSTDVLVLMARTGAGGAHGVSAFVVPADAPGISYGRKEEKMGWNSQPTRTISFDNVRIPADHLLGQEGEGFRLAMRGLDGGRINIATCSVGTAQAALDAAHAYMSERRQFNRPLSDFQALQFKLADMQTELVAARQMVRLAACKLDAKDPNATTYCAMAKRFATDIGFQICNEALQIHGGYGYIREYPLERHFRDVRVHQILEGTNEIMRVIIARQLLGNASNEDIR, encoded by the coding sequence ATGGATTTTGAATTATCAGAAGATCAACGCGCATTCCAGCAGACCGCGCGTGATTTCGCCGCAGGAGAACTGGCGCCGCATGCGGCCAAATGGGACGCCGAAGCGATTTTCCCGGTCGATGTCATCGCCAAGGCTGGCGAACTCGGCTTTTGCGGCTTGTACACGCCGGAAGAAGTGGGCGGCCTGGGTTTGTCGCGGCTTGACGCAACCATCGTGTTCGAGGAACTGGCGCGCGGCTGCACGTCGACTACCGCCTACCTGACGATTCACAACATGGTGAGCTGGATGATCGCCAACTGGGCGACGCCGGCCGTGAAAGACGCCTGGTGCGGCAAGCTGGCGGTCGGTCAGAAACTCGGTTCTTACTGCCTGACTGAACCCGGTTCAGGTTCCGATGCCGCCTCGCTGAAAACCAGCGCCGTGCTGACCGACGGCTACTACGTCATCAACGGTTCCAAGGCATTTATTTCCGGCGCGGGTTCCACCGATGTGCTGGTGCTGATGGCGCGCACCGGCGCCGGCGGCGCGCATGGCGTCTCGGCCTTTGTCGTGCCGGCCGATGCGCCGGGCATCAGCTATGGCCGCAAGGAAGAAAAAATGGGCTGGAACAGCCAGCCGACCCGCACCATCAGCTTCGACAATGTACGGATTCCTGCCGACCACTTGCTGGGACAGGAGGGCGAAGGCTTCCGGCTGGCGATGCGCGGCCTGGACGGCGGCCGCATCAACATCGCGACTTGCTCGGTCGGTACCGCCCAGGCGGCGCTGGATGCGGCGCATGCCTACATGAGCGAGCGCCGCCAGTTCAACCGGCCGCTGTCGGATTTCCAGGCGCTGCAATTCAAGCTGGCCGACATGCAGACCGAACTGGTCGCAGCGCGCCAAATGGTGCGCCTGGCCGCTTGTAAGCTGGATGCCAAGGATCCCAACGCCACCACGTATTGCGCAATGGCGAAACGCTTCGCCACCGACATCGGCTTCCAGATCTGCAATGAAGCGCTGCAGATCCATGGCGGTTATGGCTATATCCGCGAGTATCCGCTGGAGCGCCATTTCCGCGACGTCCGCGTGCACCAGATCCTGGAAGGCACCAACGAAATCATGCGCGTGATTATCGCCCGCCAGTTGCTGGGCAATGCATCCAACGAGGACATCCGATGA